A window from Negativicutes bacterium encodes these proteins:
- the rplA gene encoding 50S ribosomal protein L1 has translation MAKFGKKYQEVAKQIEDKLYEVEEAIDLAKKTATAKFDETVEFAVKLGVDPKHADQQVRGAVVLPHGTGKTNRVLVFAKGDKLKEAEAAGADYAGAEELVTKIQGGWADFDVAVATPDMMGLVGRLGKILGPKGLMPNPKVGTVTLDVARAINEIKAGKIEYRTDKAGNIHAPIGKVSFDSEKLVENFYTLMDTLIKVKPSAAKGQYVRSVTVSTTMGPGIKINPLKAAGK, from the coding sequence ATGGCTAAATTCGGTAAAAAATATCAAGAAGTAGCAAAACAAATCGAAGATAAACTATATGAAGTTGAAGAAGCGATTGATCTTGCTAAAAAAACAGCTACAGCTAAATTTGACGAAACAGTTGAATTTGCTGTTAAATTAGGTGTTGATCCTAAGCATGCTGATCAACAAGTTCGTGGTGCAGTTGTATTACCACATGGTACTGGTAAAACAAATCGCGTACTTGTATTCGCAAAAGGCGATAAATTGAAAGAAGCTGAAGCTGCCGGTGCTGATTATGCTGGTGCTGAAGAATTAGTAACTAAAATTCAAGGAGGCTGGGCAGACTTTGATGTTGCTGTAGCTACTCCTGACATGATGGGCTTAGTTGGCCGTCTAGGTAAAATCCTTGGTCCTAAAGGCTTAATGCCTAACCCTAAAGTTGGTACTGTAACTTTAGATGTTGCTCGCGCAATAAATGAAATTAAAGCAGGTAAAATTGAGTACCGTACAGATAAAGCTGGTAATATCCATGCTCCAATCGGTAAGGTTTCATTCGATAGTGAGAAACTCGTAGAGAATTTCTACACCCTGATGGATACATTAATTAAGGTTAAACCTTCTGCTGCAAAAGGGCAATATGTACGTTCTGTAACAGTTAGTACAACTATGGGCCCTGGCATCAAGATTAACCCTCTAAAAGCTGCCGGCAAATAA
- the rpsL gene encoding 30S ribosomal protein S12, producing the protein MPTINQLVRKSRESLVKKSTAPALKECPQKRGVCTRVYTTTPKKPNSALRKVARIRLTNGIEVTAYIPGIGHNLQEHSVVLIRGGRVKDLPGVRYHIVRGALDTAGVQNRNQGRSKYGAKRAKKK; encoded by the coding sequence ATGCCTACAATTAACCAATTAGTACGTAAAAGTAGAGAAAGTTTAGTAAAAAAATCTACTGCTCCAGCTTTGAAGGAATGTCCACAAAAGCGTGGTGTTTGTACAAGAGTATATACAACTACTCCTAAAAAACCTAACTCAGCGTTAAGAAAAGTTGCGAGAATTAGGTTGACTAACGGAATAGAAGTAACTGCTTATATTCCAGGTATTGGACATAACCTACAAGAACATAGTGTTGTTCTTATTAGAGGTGGCAGGGTTAAAGATTTACCAGGGGTTCGTTATCACATCGTTCGCGGTGCGTTAGATACAGCTGGTGTTCAAAATCGTAACCAAGGTAGATCAAAATATGGTGCTAAACGCGCTAAAAAGAAATAA
- the rpoC gene encoding DNA-directed RNA polymerase subunit beta': protein MLDVNNFDSMRIGLASPEKIRTWSHGEVKKPETINYRTLKPEREGLFCEKIFGPTRDWECHCGKYKRIRYKGIVCDRCGVEVTRSKVRRDRMGHIELAAPVSHIWYFKGIPSRMGLILNISPRSLEKVLYFASYIVLDPGDTPLRKYELLNENEYRENRDKYGATFKVGMGAEAVKKLLEELDLEEMSKELRQELKEVSGQRKIKAIRRLEVVEAFRKSGNRPDWMILDVVPVIPPELRPMVQLDGGRFATSDLNDLYRRVINRNNRLKRLLDLGAPDIIVRNEKRMLQEAVDALIDNGRRGRPVTGPGNRPLKSLSDMLKGKQGRFRQNLLGKRVDYSGRSVIVVGPELKLHQCGLPKEMALELFKPFVMKKLVNAGHAHNIKSAKRMVERIRPEVWDVLEEVIKEHPVLLNRAPTLHRLGIQAFEPILTEGRALKLHPLVCTAYNADFDGDQMAIHLPLSAEAQAEARLLMLSAHNILSTKDGRPVAVPTQDMVLGAYYLTIEKPGAIGENKVFTGINEALLAYHEKELSLQAKIKVRDDKYGLVTTTLGRMIFNESLPEGVKYYYQEEDGWHLGILMDKKQLGILVGNCYRKYGNAITAVMLDKVKKLGYSFACRAGMTVAIADIIIPEEKVGILKSTEEQVKNIEKQYRRGLITDDERYKKTIELWTKATDDVTAAMMNNLDRFNPIYMMANSGARGNIQQIRQLAGMRGLMADPSGRIIDLPIKANFREGLTVLEYFISTHGARKGLADTALRTADSGYLTRRLVDVAQDVIVREDDCDVVGINLVRERAKLAKTSTGAIAVLKDSLMGRLLANEIVSPQTGAVLFEAETVIDEAMLNIIGENAVPEIVVRGTATEYESDVSNAVTTETITLGAPEEHVRDTIKKSMIREMLGKNTTKAVVDKSGVKIVPANVPLTEEHIEAILASDAREVKVRNNNIRGIEVKAIMDGAAVIERLKDRIVGRVLAEDIIDPETNEVIASLNQEIDEEMADKITAVRKTVTIRSVLTCKSQFGVCIKCYGRNLATGNQVDIGEAVGIIAAQSIGEPGTQLTMRTFHTGGVAGEDITQGLPRVEELFEARKPKRQSIITEVSGKVEIKELKGQRKVTVQPDDSEERVYQIPYGARIIVKEGEVIEAGDRITEGSINPHDMLRVCGLRAAQRYLVYEVQKVYKSQGVEINDKHIEVMVRQMLHKVKVEESGDTDFLPGEYIDVNNFEAENAKAIEIDGEPSVARPILLGITKASLATDSFLSAASFQETTRVLTDAAIKGKVDPLLGLKENVIIGKLVPAGTGMSRYRNIKIIKDGTEEEETTVAE, encoded by the coding sequence TTGTTGGATGTAAACAATTTTGATTCTATGCGGATTGGACTTGCGTCGCCGGAAAAAATAAGAACTTGGTCGCATGGGGAAGTTAAAAAACCGGAAACAATCAATTACCGTACCTTAAAACCAGAGCGTGAGGGTTTATTTTGTGAAAAAATATTTGGACCAACTCGTGATTGGGAATGTCATTGTGGAAAATATAAACGCATTCGTTATAAAGGTATAGTTTGTGATCGTTGTGGCGTTGAAGTTACCAGATCAAAAGTTAGACGTGACCGAATGGGTCATATTGAGTTAGCAGCTCCTGTATCGCATATTTGGTATTTCAAGGGAATACCAAGCCGTATGGGCTTAATTTTAAATATTTCACCAAGATCGCTAGAAAAAGTATTATACTTTGCATCATATATAGTACTTGATCCAGGTGATACGCCACTTCGCAAATATGAATTATTAAATGAAAATGAATACCGTGAAAACCGCGATAAATATGGTGCAACTTTTAAAGTAGGCATGGGCGCTGAAGCGGTTAAAAAACTTCTGGAAGAATTAGATCTTGAAGAAATGAGCAAAGAATTGCGTCAAGAACTAAAAGAGGTTAGCGGTCAACGTAAAATTAAAGCAATTCGCCGTTTAGAAGTTGTAGAGGCGTTCCGTAAATCTGGCAATCGCCCTGATTGGATGATTTTAGATGTAGTTCCGGTAATTCCACCGGAACTGCGTCCAATGGTGCAATTAGATGGTGGCAGATTTGCTACTTCTGATTTAAATGATTTATATCGTCGAGTAATTAATCGTAATAATCGTTTAAAAAGATTATTGGATTTAGGTGCACCTGATATTATTGTGCGTAATGAAAAGCGGATGCTTCAAGAAGCGGTAGATGCTTTGATTGACAATGGTCGTCGTGGTCGACCGGTTACTGGTCCGGGAAATCGCCCGCTTAAATCTCTTAGTGATATGCTAAAAGGAAAGCAAGGTCGTTTCCGTCAAAACTTATTAGGTAAACGTGTTGACTACTCTGGTCGTTCCGTTATCGTAGTAGGACCGGAACTTAAATTGCATCAATGTGGTTTACCAAAAGAAATGGCCTTAGAGTTATTTAAGCCATTTGTAATGAAAAAATTAGTAAATGCTGGTCATGCTCATAATATCAAAAGTGCAAAACGCATGGTTGAACGAATTAGACCAGAAGTTTGGGATGTTTTAGAAGAAGTAATCAAAGAACATCCGGTATTATTAAACCGTGCACCAACCTTGCATAGATTAGGTATTCAAGCTTTTGAACCGATTCTAACTGAAGGTAGAGCACTTAAACTTCATCCATTGGTTTGTACGGCATATAATGCTGACTTTGATGGTGACCAAATGGCAATCCATTTACCATTGTCTGCAGAAGCACAAGCTGAAGCTAGGTTGTTAATGTTGTCAGCACATAATATTTTATCGACTAAAGATGGTCGTCCGGTTGCTGTTCCGACGCAGGATATGGTCTTAGGGGCATATTACTTAACAATTGAGAAACCAGGCGCTATTGGTGAAAATAAAGTATTTACTGGTATTAATGAAGCATTGTTAGCTTACCATGAAAAAGAATTATCATTACAAGCTAAAATAAAAGTTCGTGATGATAAATATGGTTTAGTGACTACAACGCTTGGCCGGATGATCTTTAATGAAAGTTTACCGGAAGGTGTTAAATATTATTATCAAGAAGAAGATGGTTGGCATCTTGGTATCTTGATGGATAAAAAACAATTAGGAATATTAGTTGGTAATTGTTATCGTAAATATGGTAACGCTATAACAGCAGTAATGTTAGATAAAGTTAAAAAACTGGGTTATTCATTTGCTTGTCGTGCTGGTATGACTGTAGCAATTGCAGATATTATCATTCCTGAAGAAAAAGTTGGTATTTTAAAATCAACGGAAGAGCAAGTTAAGAATATTGAGAAACAATATCGTCGTGGTCTGATTACCGATGATGAAAGATACAAAAAAACAATTGAGCTATGGACTAAAGCTACTGATGATGTAACAGCAGCAATGATGAACAATCTTGATCGCTTTAATCCAATTTATATGATGGCTAACTCTGGAGCCCGCGGTAATATCCAACAGATTCGTCAGTTAGCAGGTATGCGTGGATTAATGGCTGATCCATCGGGTCGCATTATCGACTTACCAATCAAAGCTAATTTCCGTGAAGGTTTAACAGTATTAGAGTACTTTATTTCAACACATGGTGCCCGTAAAGGTCTGGCCGATACAGCACTAAGAACAGCCGATTCCGGTTACTTGACTCGTCGTCTGGTAGACGTAGCACAAGATGTTATCGTTAGAGAAGATGACTGTGATGTAGTTGGTATAAACTTAGTTCGTGAAAGAGCGAAGTTGGCAAAAACTAGTACTGGGGCAATTGCTGTATTGAAAGATTCATTAATGGGACGGTTACTGGCAAATGAAATAGTAAGCCCACAAACTGGTGCAGTTTTATTTGAAGCAGAAACAGTTATTGATGAAGCTATGCTCAATATTATTGGTGAAAATGCGGTGCCGGAAATTGTTGTCAGAGGTACTGCTACTGAGTATGAAAGTGATGTTAGTAATGCCGTTACTACAGAAACAATAACTTTAGGAGCGCCGGAAGAACATGTTCGCGATACTATCAAAAAATCAATGATTCGCGAAATGTTAGGAAAAAATACTACTAAAGCGGTAGTTGATAAATCCGGGGTGAAAATTGTTCCGGCCAATGTTCCTTTAACAGAAGAGCATATTGAGGCTATTTTAGCTAGTGATGCTAGAGAAGTTAAAGTAAGAAATAACAACATTCGCGGTATTGAAGTAAAAGCTATTATGGACGGCGCCGCTGTGATTGAAAGATTAAAAGATCGAATTGTTGGTAGGGTTTTAGCTGAAGATATCATTGATCCTGAAACTAATGAAGTGATTGCTTCATTAAATCAAGAAATTGATGAAGAAATGGCAGATAAAATTACCGCTGTGCGTAAAACTGTAACAATTCGTTCAGTATTAACTTGTAAATCACAATTTGGTGTATGTATAAAATGTTACGGTCGTAACTTGGCGACTGGCAATCAAGTTGATATTGGTGAGGCTGTTGGTATTATTGCAGCTCAATCAATCGGTGAGCCAGGAACACAACTTACAATGCGTACATTCCATACTGGTGGTGTTGCCGGGGAAGATATCACACAAGGTTTACCGAGGGTCGAAGAGTTATTTGAGGCTCGTAAACCGAAACGCCAATCAATTATTACTGAAGTTTCTGGTAAAGTTGAAATAAAAGAATTAAAAGGACAACGTAAAGTTACGGTTCAACCTGATGATTCTGAAGAGCGAGTTTACCAAATCCCTTATGGGGCGCGTATTATTGTTAAAGAAGGCGAAGTGATTGAAGCCGGTGATCGAATCACTGAAGGATCTATAAATCCACATGATATGTTAAGAGTCTGTGGACTAAGAGCCGCACAACGTTACTTAGTATATGAAGTTCAAAAGGTTTACAAATCACAAGGTGTTGAAATTAATGATAAACACATTGAGGTTATGGTAAGACAAATGCTTCATAAAGTAAAAGTTGAAGAGTCCGGTGATACTGATTTCTTACCGGGTGAATATATTGATGTTAATAACTTTGAAGCAGAAAATGCGAAAGCAATTGAGATTGATGGTGAGCCGTCAGTAGCGAGACCTATTTTACTAGGTATCACAAAAGCGTCACTAGCAACAGATTCCTTCTTATCAGCAGCATCATTCCAAGAAACTACTAGAGTTTTAACAGATGCAGCGATAAAAGGTAAAGTTGACCCATTATTAGGCTTGAAAGAAAACGTTATCATTGGTAAGTTAGTTCCGGCCGGTACTGGAATGAGTAGATATCGTAATATTAAAATAATTAAAGATGGTACAGAAGAAGAAGAAACTACTGTAGCTGAATAA
- a CDS encoding 50S ribosomal protein L10 produces MAVTSAKIAAVAELKEKLSASKGVVLTDYRGLTVAQDTKLRSKLREAGVEYRVVKNTMTRIAANEIGIDGLDSYLEGPTAIAISETDPVAPAKIIAEFVKEHKLKVLGVKAGLVEGKVIDAAGVKALAELPPREVLIAQVLAGMQSPIVGLVNVLQGSIRNVVYALDAVRQQKESA; encoded by the coding sequence ATGGCTGTAACTTCAGCGAAAATAGCAGCAGTTGCCGAGTTGAAAGAAAAGTTGAGCGCCAGTAAAGGTGTTGTTTTAACTGACTATCGCGGTTTAACAGTTGCTCAGGATACTAAACTTCGTTCTAAATTGCGTGAAGCTGGTGTAGAGTATCGTGTTGTAAAAAATACAATGACTCGTATTGCCGCTAACGAAATTGGCATAGATGGTTTAGATAGCTATCTTGAAGGACCGACAGCTATTGCTATATCTGAGACTGATCCTGTTGCTCCAGCTAAAATTATTGCTGAGTTTGTTAAAGAACATAAGCTTAAAGTTTTAGGTGTTAAAGCAGGTTTAGTTGAAGGCAAAGTAATAGACGCTGCCGGTGTTAAAGCCTTAGCGGAATTGCCACCACGCGAAGTTCTTATTGCACAAGTACTTGCTGGAATGCAATCCCCAATCGTTGGTCTTGTCAACGTATTACAAGGTTCTATCCGCAATGTTGTTTATGCGCTTGACGCAGTGCGTCAACAAAAAGAATCTGCATAA
- the rpoB gene encoding DNA-directed RNA polymerase subunit beta, whose product MFNPVPVGKRIRYSYAKIKEVLDMPNLIEIQKNSYDWFLKEGLQEIFYDVSPIQDFTGNLVLSFENFNLGEAKYDVEECKERDVTYAAPLRVGVRLINRETGEIKEQEVFMGDFPLMTDNGTFIINGAERVIVSQLVRSPGAYYGETIDTSGKKLFNATVIPNRGAWLELETDANDVISVRVDRTRKLPVTVLIRALGYASDATISELFGDDVRIRATLERDNTASREEALVEIYKRLRPGEPPTVDNATQLLESLFFDPKRYDLATVGRYKLTKKLGWKRRLLGKTLYQPIVDKETGEIILQADIVLDEEVLENLDEKAVFGENEVIEVKVKNKDGEAVKMLCTPTLPYAHRTITREDVIASISYLLNLMDGYGNTDDIDHLGNRRLRSVGELLQNQFRIGLSRMERVVKERMTIQDVDIITPQALINIRPVVAAIKEFFGSSQLSQFMDQTNPLAELTHKRRLSALGPGGLSRERAGFEVRDVHHSHYGRMCPIETPEGPNIGLIGSLSTYGRINEFGFIETPYRKVDKANKRVTDDVRYLTADEEDEMTVAQANVPLTKDSWFADERVTARHKHDTLLIPGENVDYMDVSPRQVVSIATAMIPFLENDDANRALMGANMQRQAVPLLRTQAPLVGTGMEYKAARDSGVVILAKNAGVVEKVTAVEIHVRTDNGKLDTYKLLKYLRSNQGTCINQRPIIYKGERVEKGQVLADGPATDNGELALGFNVLVAFMPWEGYNYEDAILLSEKLVKEDVFTSIHIEEYECDARDTKLGPEEITRDIPNVAEEALRDLDDRGIIRIGAEVRPGDILVGKVTPKGETELTAEERLLRAIFGEKAREVRDTSLRVPHGEAGKIVDVKVFSRENGDELSPGVNHLVRVYIAQKRKISEGDKMAGRHGNKGVVSRIMREEDMPFLPDGTPVQIVLNPLGVPSRMNIGQVLETHLGMAAATLGMQIKAGDLGVADKLRKLGYDVDTHGLPKPDLAGIHISTPVFDGAKESEVFATLKAAGLADNGKTVLYDGRTGEAFDNNVTVGYVYMLKLAHLVDDKIHARSTGPYSLVTQQPLGGKAQFGGQRFGEMEVWALEAYGAAYTLQELLTVKSDDVVGRVKTYEAIVKGENVPEPGVPESFKVLIKELQSIGLDIKILSEDAQEILIRDTDDDIVEMAKALELPVEGIEALGKVTETKKPVEQVDNYDKNDEAEPIEDDLDIIAEMIELDSDDLKEE is encoded by the coding sequence ATGTTCAATCCTGTTCCGGTGGGCAAGAGAATCAGGTATAGCTATGCTAAAATCAAAGAAGTATTAGATATGCCCAACCTTATTGAAATTCAAAAGAATTCGTATGACTGGTTTTTAAAAGAAGGATTACAAGAGATTTTTTATGATGTATCTCCAATCCAAGATTTTACTGGTAATTTGGTATTATCTTTTGAAAACTTCAATTTAGGTGAGGCAAAATACGATGTTGAAGAGTGCAAGGAACGTGATGTTACCTATGCGGCTCCACTTCGTGTTGGTGTTCGTTTAATCAATCGTGAAACTGGTGAAATTAAAGAGCAAGAAGTATTTATGGGTGATTTTCCGTTGATGACCGATAATGGTACATTCATTATCAATGGTGCAGAACGTGTTATTGTCAGCCAACTTGTGCGTTCACCAGGAGCTTATTATGGTGAAACAATTGATACTAGTGGTAAAAAATTATTTAATGCAACAGTAATTCCTAATAGAGGCGCTTGGCTGGAATTGGAAACTGATGCAAATGACGTTATTTCGGTACGAGTTGACAGAACTCGTAAGCTTCCGGTAACTGTATTAATCCGTGCACTGGGCTATGCGTCTGATGCTACTATCTCTGAATTATTTGGAGATGATGTTAGAATTCGCGCTACATTAGAACGTGATAATACTGCATCGAGAGAAGAAGCTTTAGTTGAAATTTACAAAAGATTGCGCCCAGGTGAACCGCCAACAGTTGACAATGCAACGCAATTATTAGAGTCGTTGTTTTTTGACCCAAAACGTTATGATCTAGCTACTGTTGGTCGTTATAAGTTAACGAAAAAATTAGGTTGGAAAAGAAGATTGTTGGGTAAAACTCTTTATCAACCTATTGTCGATAAAGAAACTGGAGAAATTATTCTTCAGGCTGATATTGTTTTAGATGAAGAAGTTTTAGAAAATCTTGATGAAAAAGCAGTATTTGGCGAAAATGAAGTAATTGAAGTAAAAGTCAAAAATAAAGATGGCGAAGCTGTAAAAATGCTTTGTACTCCTACTTTGCCTTATGCTCATAGAACCATTACTAGAGAAGATGTAATTGCTTCAATTAGCTATTTATTAAATTTAATGGATGGCTATGGTAATACTGATGATATTGACCATTTAGGTAATAGAAGATTACGTTCCGTCGGTGAATTATTACAAAATCAATTTAGAATTGGTTTGTCCCGTATGGAAAGAGTTGTAAAAGAGCGAATGACTATTCAAGATGTGGATATTATAACACCACAAGCTTTAATAAATATTCGTCCGGTTGTGGCGGCAATCAAAGAATTCTTTGGTTCTAGCCAGTTATCGCAGTTTATGGATCAAACTAATCCACTAGCTGAATTAACTCACAAACGTCGTTTAAGTGCGCTAGGCCCTGGTGGTCTTAGCCGTGAACGTGCCGGGTTCGAAGTACGTGACGTACATCATTCTCATTATGGTCGGATGTGTCCAATTGAAACACCAGAGGGACCTAATATCGGCTTGATTGGTTCATTATCTACTTATGGTCGAATTAATGAATTTGGTTTTATTGAAACGCCTTATCGCAAAGTCGATAAAGCAAATAAAAGAGTTACTGATGATGTTCGATATCTGACAGCAGATGAAGAAGATGAAATGACAGTAGCACAGGCTAATGTGCCATTGACTAAAGATAGCTGGTTTGCGGATGAACGGGTAACTGCACGTCACAAGCATGATACTTTGTTGATTCCGGGTGAAAATGTTGATTATATGGACGTATCACCACGCCAAGTTGTGTCAATTGCAACAGCGATGATACCATTCTTAGAAAATGATGATGCGAATCGTGCCTTAATGGGTGCGAACATGCAACGTCAAGCGGTGCCATTACTTCGTACTCAAGCTCCATTGGTTGGAACTGGTATGGAATACAAAGCGGCACGTGATTCCGGCGTAGTTATTTTAGCGAAAAATGCCGGAGTTGTAGAAAAAGTTACAGCGGTAGAAATTCACGTTAGAACTGATAATGGTAAATTAGATACTTATAAATTATTAAAGTATCTTCGTTCGAATCAAGGCACTTGCATCAACCAAAGACCGATTATTTATAAAGGTGAAAGAGTTGAAAAAGGGCAAGTGTTAGCAGATGGTCCTGCTACCGATAATGGTGAATTGGCACTAGGCTTTAATGTGTTGGTTGCCTTTATGCCATGGGAAGGGTATAACTACGAGGATGCGATTTTACTTAGCGAAAAGCTAGTAAAAGAAGATGTCTTTACATCAATTCATATTGAAGAATATGAATGTGATGCTCGTGATACTAAACTTGGACCGGAAGAAATAACAAGAGATATCCCAAATGTAGCGGAAGAAGCACTACGTGATCTTGATGATAGAGGAATTATTAGAATTGGTGCGGAAGTTCGTCCGGGTGATATTTTAGTAGGTAAAGTAACGCCAAAAGGTGAAACAGAACTTACTGCTGAAGAAAGATTATTAAGAGCGATTTTCGGTGAAAAAGCTCGTGAGGTTCGTGATACGTCCTTAAGAGTTCCGCATGGTGAAGCTGGGAAAATTGTTGACGTAAAAGTATTTAGCCGTGAAAATGGTGATGAATTGTCACCAGGGGTAAATCATTTAGTAAGAGTTTATATTGCTCAAAAACGTAAAATTTCTGAAGGCGATAAAATGGCTGGTCGTCACGGTAACAAAGGTGTTGTTTCGCGGATTATGCGTGAAGAAGATATGCCGTTCTTACCAGATGGGACGCCAGTACAAATTGTGTTAAATCCATTAGGCGTACCGTCACGGATGAACATCGGACAGGTTTTAGAAACACATCTTGGTATGGCTGCGGCAACTTTAGGGATGCAAATTAAAGCTGGCGACCTTGGTGTTGCTGATAAATTACGCAAATTAGGTTACGATGTTGATACTCATGGTCTACCAAAACCAGATTTAGCAGGGATTCATATTTCAACACCGGTATTTGATGGTGCTAAAGAAAGTGAAGTCTTTGCAACATTAAAAGCAGCGGGATTAGCTGATAATGGTAAAACGGTGCTTTATGATGGTAGAACCGGTGAAGCCTTTGATAATAATGTCACTGTTGGTTATGTATATATGCTTAAATTAGCCCATTTGGTTGATGATAAAATTCATGCCAGATCAACAGGCCCATACTCCTTAGTAACACAACAACCGTTGGGTGGTAAAGCTCAATTTGGTGGACAACGCTTTGGAGAGATGGAGGTTTGGGCATTAGAAGCTTATGGTGCAGCTTATACACTACAAGAATTATTAACTGTTAAATCAGATGATGTTGTTGGGCGTGTTAAGACTTATGAAGCCATTGTAAAAGGTGAAAATGTTCCTGAACCAGGGGTGCCGGAATCATTTAAAGTTCTTATCAAAGAATTGCAAAGTATTGGTCTAGATATTAAAATACTTTCTGAAGATGCTCAAGAAATTTTAATTCGTGACACTGATGACGATATTGTTGAAATGGCTAAAGCATTAGAATTACCGGTAGAAGGCATTGAAGCATTAGGTAAAGTTACAGAAACTAAAAAACCTGTAGAGCAAGTTGATAATTATGATAAAAATGATGAAGCTGAGCCAATTGAAGATGATCTTGATATTATTGCTGAAATGATTGAATTAGACAGCGATGATTTAAAAGAAGAGTAA
- a CDS encoding ribosomal L7Ae/L30e/S12e/Gadd45 family protein produces the protein MILDTFKGSKKVIGVKQATKAISKDIAERVFIASDAEPRVVKQLKELCTEKNIAIDCSITMAELGKACAIEVGAAAVVITK, from the coding sequence ATGATACTTGACACATTTAAGGGCTCCAAGAAAGTTATTGGCGTCAAACAAGCTACAAAAGCTATCAGTAAAGACATTGCTGAAAGAGTTTTTATTGCAAGCGATGCGGAACCAAGAGTGGTAAAACAATTAAAAGAGCTTTGTACTGAAAAAAACATTGCCATTGATTGTAGTATTACGATGGCTGAGCTTGGAAAAGCTTGTGCCATTGAGGTTGGGGCAGCTGCAGTAGTGATAACAAAGTAG
- the rplL gene encoding 50S ribosomal protein L7/L12, with the protein MTKEEIMQAIENMTVLELSELVKALEEKFGVSAAAPVAVAAAPAAAGAAAEEKTEFDVILTNAGASKINVIKVVREITGLGLKEAKEIVDGAPKAIKEKVAKADADAMKAKLEEAGATVEVK; encoded by the coding sequence ATGACTAAAGAAGAAATTATGCAAGCCATTGAGAACATGACTGTTCTTGAATTATCCGAGCTAGTAAAAGCTCTTGAAGAAAAATTCGGTGTATCCGCTGCTGCTCCTGTAGCTGTAGCTGCTGCTCCTGCTGCTGCTGGTGCTGCTGCTGAAGAAAAAACTGAATTCGATGTTATCTTAACTAATGCTGGTGCTAGCAAAATCAACGTAATTAAAGTTGTTCGCGAAATCACTGGCTTAGGTCTTAAAGAAGCTAAAGAAATCGTAGATGGCGCTCCTAAAGCTATTAAAGAAAAAGTTGCTAAAGCTGATGCTGATGCAATGAAAGCTAAACTTGAAGAAGCTGGCGCAACTGTTGAAGTTAAATAA
- the rpsG gene encoding 30S ribosomal protein S7, with the protein MPRKGPVTKRDVLPDPVYNSKVLTKFINKVMLSGKKGVAEKVVYDAFENIRAKTGKDPLEVFETALKNVMPVLEVRARRVGGANYQVPVEVRPDRRMTLCIRWIVNYSRLRGEKTMCERLSAELLDAANNTGASIKKKEDTHKMAEANKAFAHYRW; encoded by the coding sequence ATGCCAAGAAAAGGCCCTGTTACTAAACGTGACGTGTTACCGGATCCGGTGTACAACTCTAAAGTACTTACTAAGTTTATCAACAAAGTTATGTTGTCTGGTAAAAAAGGTGTTGCTGAAAAAGTTGTATATGACGCGTTTGAAAATATTAGAGCTAAAACTGGTAAAGATCCATTAGAAGTTTTTGAAACTGCACTAAAAAATGTAATGCCTGTTTTAGAAGTACGTGCTCGCCGTGTTGGTGGTGCTAACTATCAAGTTCCTGTAGAAGTTCGTCCTGACCGTCGTATGACACTTTGTATTCGTTGGATTGTTAACTATTCAAGATTACGTGGTGAAAAAACAATGTGTGAAAGACTTTCTGCTGAACTTTTAGATGCAGCTAATAATACTGGTGCATCTATTAAGAAAAAAGAAGATACACATAAAATGGCAGAAGCTAATAAAGCATTTGCACATTATCGTTGGTAA